The genomic region ataaagaccTAAAATGACCATGGTTAACTTTTTATTGATTATATCGTTTTAGAAAATGGATGCTGCAGTTCCTTTTTTGAAAAATGTATCTCATTGAGGATTGACGGACGAACGTATGAGAAAATAATGGCGACTTGGTTTCACGTGAGAACTTGAGACAGAAGAAAACTAGTCGAGTAACGCAGGAACAAATTTTAGTCACTCAAAATAATCGTATTATGACACATTGCTTCGTACATATTGCAAATGGATGAAAACTTTGTCAAGGGCATTACTTCAGCTATCCAGCAAGTTTCACATCAGAAATTCCAGTGTGATGCAAAAAAATGATGAAAGTAGTTCACAGGGTATTGATGAATACTTTTGAAAGCACATTCACAGGCAATTTTTGCTAACTCAATTCCATAAATGAGTACATTGTTAAAACAAGACTGTGGTACTGATAAGACCTATTTGACGGATGTTTTGTGCATAATAACAACAAGGATATTGTTCATCACCAGCCGCCTTTGGCAAGTTTTACCTGGCCAAATGTTTCCATGACATGTGTGACATGTTGTCACAACATGTCTGGGGACAGGTTTCAAAAATATTCCGGAACAACTGTACGGTATCTGTTCTTTGATACAAACAGGATATGCGTTGGTGATGTCATCGTTCCAATATTGGAAGGCTACACTTGAGATTGTGACACTTGCCACGTCAGATCATTttgcttcattcattcattcacactATACATTTGTGTAAAACAGCTGGCCGCTAGTTGTGTTTATCCCAAACCTTTCCAAACAAGGAGTATAAATAGTTTACTTAAGTAGAGAGCTTTATAAGCAATGGATTTTTATTGGCATATGTGGCTATAAATCATTGTTATAGTAGTAACAAACTCATTGTATGAAATCTTGTAGAAAGAAATGAGATGTTTAACTGGAAAAAACTATTTACAGTCTGTAAATGATTCTCCAAAGGTTCTCCCTCACTTGTACAATGTCCATATATACTGTCTACTTCCTGCTTGAAAAGGGTTAACAGGAAACGAAAGTGGCCCACCGGAAAAATGTCGATGTTGTAAAAGGAACTGTTGGATTTGTTCCTTTTACGTCATTGCTTGCATTTGTTCAACTAAACTGTCACTCAGTGACATTTTCAGACATTCAATGGTGACCACAAGAAAAAGACGCACATTTCCAAAGCCAGGCTCTAACAAACTGACTGAAGGGGAAGTGAAGTATAGAGTGAACCCTTAGCAGGAAGTTCAAGGTTTGGAGTTTAGATTATTTCTACTTAAAATACTGAGCTTGATAAACACAAACAGAAAACACAAACATTGGTTTTTATGTCAGCCTGGGGCCAAACACTAAAATTgttctcaataaataaatacatacatacatacatacatacatacatacatacatacatacatacatacatacatacatacatacattgagtgccacaaaaaaaaatcagattttctGAATGTGACCCCCATCACTTTTGAACCTTCATGGCTCCTTTCGTGCATGACTGCAGTCCTCTACAatagtttgtttttgtgttgttgtagCTCCTCCCAGTGGACTGTGTGGATAGAATGGCAGAATGACAGAAAACAAATATAATCTAGTCCACCTATGAGGATTTAGGCCATAACAAAGCATCAACAATACTATCCAACTACAATCATATGAAGAAAAGTACATTTTGTACTGAATTTGTATTATGGGCACTTTGTTGTCATTGACACTTGCGACTCATCATtgagaataaaagaaaaaaataatacgaCCAACGCTAAGACTATTAAATGGATGAATGTCTTTCATAAAGAGTCCCTGAGCTCTGACGCACAAAGTGCTGACCTCTAGTGTCATTACATAACAGAATAATGAAGGAGGCGAGCGAGCCATTGTTTTATGAGCATAAGAGATGTTGATAAGTGGAattaagaaaggaaaaaaaacgatcCATGCATATGtttaaaaatctattttttattGGAGCAAGGCTTATGATGTATTTTCAGGTCTTGGAACATTCCCAGCTAAATAATCTGCTGTACTCTCTTCCAATTTAAGCATCTCCAGTACTTAGTAAGAGACTGAGATGATGAAAACCCCACCTGACACGCACTGTGTGGCTGAATTTAAAAAGTCTGCTAATCCTTTAAGCCAATAACTACAGGACGCAAAAGGGCAGAAAGACGACACAGAAGTCAGACAATTGCACAAGCTCATTCGGAAAACGATTCATCACTCGTTTTGCAAGTGGGCCGATGAAGACAAATGTCATTGTTGAACTTTTTTCATGTATTTAAATCTGCTGTTTGTGGTGGATCATTTTCACAACATAATGATGTCCATCAAATGTCGAATGGACCTCTGTCCACCTTTGCAAAGACCAAGTTTTATTCACTTTTCATTTAACATTTGTTGCAGTTTTGGAGCACAATATTTGTATATTGTCATAACAATAAGGGTGGTCTAATATTTAGTTTTCATTGCGTGAGCGAGAGCAAGGCAAAGATATTGGATACAGCTCAGAGACAACAgtgccatttttgttttgaaaaggcGCGTGATGACACATCCCTAGCTAGAGGTGCTTTATGTTTGTCATCATGTGTTTATTATGTGAATTTTGGAATGCCTCACAGACACTTCTGTGAATTACAAACAAAACGtttatttcaaatttgaagactTATTGTGTACGCTAGCTAGCTCTTGCATCAATCAACTCTTGTTCATTTTGAGCGTGTGATATGTCAAGAGGGGAAAACTGTGAAAGAAAATATTAATTAAACTCTCTCTctccacctctctctctctctccctccctctctctctctctctccctgtaTCTCTCTCGTAGTTGGGCCTGCATCAAGTAGAGGCTTCTAATTCCTGAAGTGAAATCCTCTTAGGATCTATTTCCGTTAGGTCTATAGCGTCTTTTTTGAAATCCTCATTAGAGCTGTGCTCATTGGCTGGACAGAACTCACAACAAGCAGCGACAGACAATTCTGTCAAGTCAATCGGGTGCAGAGCACTGTGAAGTTACTTCAAGATATTGGCGTGAAAGGTAAGACACCGATTTCAAACGTACTTACTGTACGTCAATAATTATTCAACAATATATTTACTTTTATTCTGGGGAACATGAAACTAATGTTCCTCTCTTATTCAACCACTTTAAATAGAAAATTTAGAATTGACTTATAACATTTAGAATCGTACGGAGAGATTTAAATAACCTATGAATTGTGGAAGTTTAGCTGCAAAATGTAGTCTTGAGCAAACTCTGATAACAAAGAGCAAGTTATTTTGCTCCAGTGTCATGGGTTCATCTTTCCTCAAAGAACCGACTGTGTATCTGTCTCTttgaaacacacatgcacatccaGAAATGAAACAACGACGCATTCATACGAGACTTGGGCACGTGTTCCAGCTAGAACTAATCAAGACAAATCTTTCCCAGTGACAAAGACCTGATATCAGCCAGCTTTAGAGATGCACGAAGACCAAACTCATTGAAACAATTTAATTCATTgtgaaaatacatttgctgtgaCAGAAAAATCGAACATCCACCAATTTCATACAAAGACatactttaaaaatgtttgcaaCATATTGTAACTAGGTTTCATATTTCACACAGTAGCAATCTTCTTTGTAAAAACAGTATCTGTAAGAACTCACAAAGCCACCAAGAGACCCGCTACAGTCAACTAATCCTCTTAGACGgcattaatttaattaaatatcCTCGGAATCTCACACAATCTAACTAACTCTAAGCAAATCTGGAGTATATTCAAGCGCTATTCCAATATGGTCTTGCGTATAAAACATGGTGAATGAGTTGGTCGTGTCAGCttcatgtttttcctttttttacacAGAAACATGTGTGACCAGATTGACCTGGAAGAAACGGCAACCCACACGGGTGAGTAAAACAATGTTTAAAAAGGATTGTGTGCTTGCTGTGAGATTCCCTCAAACGTTATGCGCGTCAAGTACACTTCAAAATGAATGGGACTCATTTTCGATGGCTAGCAATAGCTGAATCCTAGTTGTGGATCTTTCAAAAGGTCCCAAGGGTGTTATCAATGACTGGAGGAGGTTCAAGTTggagagcatggagcaggaaaaCCTGCCTCCCGCAAAACGGGAACTGCTCCGACAAATGTCATCCCCTCATCGGACAAAGGAGGACTCCAGGGCAAATCTTAACCGCAAGGTACATACTATCCCTTTGGGAGACGAAATAGCAGAGAAGATGAAATCCTGCAAAATCccatttgtaattattttcagATGAGCGTGCAAGAGTACGAAATGCTCAAGGAAGAAGACGAGGGCTGTCTTAAAAAATACAGAAAGCGCTGCATGCAGGAGATGCACGAAAAGCTCAGCTTTGGTCCCAAGTTTGAAGGAGTCCACGACCTGGACAGCGGGGAGGCCTTCCTGGAAGTCATCGAGAAGGAACATCACAGCACGGTGGTGGTGGTCCACATCTACAAGATCGGAATCAAAGGCTGCGAAGAGCTCAACAACTGCCTCGACTGTCTGGCCGCAGAATATCCCACCGTTAAGTTCTGCAGGATTGACGCCGTTTCCTCGGGTGCCGCTGAGAGATTCTCAGATGAGGTGTTGCCTACGCTTTTGGTCTACAAGGCAGGCGAACTGCTCGGGAACTTCTTGGCATGCATGCAGCACTTAAACGAGGAGTTCTTTGCCACAGATGTGGAGACCTTCCTCAACAGTTACGGTTTGCTGCCGGAGAAAGAGCTGCCGGTGctggatgatgaagaggagcagGATGTGGAGTAATTTGTAGCTGCTGAggaaccccaaaaaaaaaaaaaaagcttgtttggGTGCTTGGATGTAGACTTGAGAAGCACTATTTGCATATTTGGATTCAAATTAGAATAGCAGCATCACccaaacaaaagccaaaagcATTTTATGTTAACCAATaaggtcatattttgtttggaaATATTTGACCTACCAAGTGCAACATTTGAAAGTGTTTTAGCGCTTCACTGGATTGATTTATAAATTCTGAATTTATACTCAGGTCCTTTAAATTGTTTTGATAGTTAACCAAAGGGCTGTttctagaaaaagaaaaaaaaaaaaacgtaccaaAGAAATGCGGGTGTGGATCCGGCTTGTAAGCACATCTGggtgaaaaaaaagtcactatATTGCAAATATTATGTGTCGACAACATTTTGTGTGGACAATATTTAGTGCAAACAGAGCTGCATAATCATTAGTGATTTTAGTGCCGCATATATTGTCATTATTGTCAAATGATAATTATCATTTCACCATCATTGGAAAGAATAAAACAA from Syngnathus scovelli strain Florida chromosome 10, RoL_Ssco_1.2, whole genome shotgun sequence harbors:
- the pdcb gene encoding phosducin b, encoding MCDQIDLEETATHTGPKGVINDWRRFKLESMEQENLPPAKRELLRQMSSPHRTKEDSRANLNRKMSVQEYEMLKEEDEGCLKKYRKRCMQEMHEKLSFGPKFEGVHDLDSGEAFLEVIEKEHHSTVVVVHIYKIGIKGCEELNNCLDCLAAEYPTVKFCRIDAVSSGAAERFSDEVLPTLLVYKAGELLGNFLACMQHLNEEFFATDVETFLNSYGLLPEKELPVLDDEEEQDVE